In Nicotiana tabacum cultivar K326 chromosome 17, ASM71507v2, whole genome shotgun sequence, one DNA window encodes the following:
- the LOC107832731 gene encoding uncharacterized protein LOC107832731 isoform X3: MLFQKFCRDWVEALRLYEDAYHAVREMVATSTRLPPIQRLIEIKSVADQLHFKISTLLLHGGKLVEAIAWFRQHYASYRKLVGAPEVIFLHWEWLSRQFLVFAELLETSSVTAQHVSSLGSDATDRATEWEFHSAYYFQLAAHYLKEKSSSLELALSMSETAGETDGNAESVIAAAYVGQFAKLLEHGDRFVMQSLSDEDYAHYALAEGKRFRDSYEIIALLKKSFEAYNNDKASRMAAYCGFQMAREYFVVGEYSNAKEVFENVASLYRQEGWVTLLWNVLGYLRDCSRKTASVKDFTEYSLEMAALPVPTNAAGQRDCGPAGLASLAQREIIHKEVFSVIRGGSESAATEEDSILKVTADNPLYLEIDLVSPLRAVLLASVAFHEQVVKPGAETVITLSLLSQLPLNVEIDQLEIQFNQSECNFVIVNAQRSHLAAISCLQPGRRVETAPTLELRTNKWLRLTYDVKPEQSGKLECIYVTARWGQHFTICCRAESPASMNDLPLWKFEDIVQTIPMKDPGLAFSGQKAVQVEEPDPQVDLKLDSSGPALVGESFTVPVIITSKGHNVHYGELKINLVDTRGGGLLSPREAESFSTDNLHVELVGVSGRESEDLANSDSIQKIQPSFGLISVPFLNEGDSWSCKLEIRWNRPKPIMLYVSLGYFPQSPEVSSQRAHVHKSLQIEGKTAVVMSHRFMLPFRREPLLLSKTKPASDSDQIPSLPLKETSILVVSAKNCTEVPLRLLSMSVDAIDASTCDVKSKSEDPVEPVLLVAGEEFKQVFAVTPEVNLPKLNMGIVCLRWRRDHGDGERSGSCSTASAVLTKQSLPDVNVEQPPLIVSLDCPPHAILGNPFTYSVKVTNRTQFLQEVKYSLADSQSFVLSGPHNDTTFILPKSEHVLSYKLVPLASGFQQLPKITLTSVRYSAGFQPSVAASTVFVFPSEPHFGLKDIEKMRVESVAAE, translated from the exons GGACGCCTATCATGCAGTGCGAGAG ATGGTTGCAACATCAACCAGATTGCCTCCTATTCAAAGGCTGATTGAGATCAAAAGTGTTGCAGACCAATTGCATTTCAAGATTTCGACGTTGTTGCTGCATGGTGGAAAACTTGTAGAAGCAATTGCCTGGTTCCGCCAGCACTATGCTTCTTACAGGAAGCTTGTTGGAGCACCAGAAGTTATTTTCCTTCACTGGGAATGGTTAAGCCGGCAATTTCTAGTGTTTGCTGAATTACTGGAGACGAGCTCTGTCACTGCTCAGCATGTTTCCTCTTTGGGTTCAGATGCTACTGATAGAGCAACTGAGTGGGAATTTCATTCAGCTTATTACTTCCAG CTAGCAGCTCATTacttgaaggaaaagagttcttCTCTTGAACTTGCACTATCTATGTCTGAGACTGCTGGTGAAACTGATGGGAATGCCGAATCTGTGATAGCTGCTGCTTATGTTGGTCAGTTTGCAAAACTACTGGAGCATGGAGACAGATTTGTTATGCAATC TCTTAGTGATGAAGACTACGCCCATTATGCTCTGGCTGAAGGAAAGAGATTCCGAGACTCCTATGAAATTATTGCTCTCCTAAAAAAATCTTTTGAGGCATACAACAATGATAAAGCCTCTCGGATGGCTGCCTACTGTGGCTTCCAAATGGCTAGAGAATATTTTGTAGTAGGTGAATATAGTAATGCAAAAGAGGTTTTTGAGAATGTTGCTAGTCTTTATCGACAGGAGGGCTGGGTTACTTTGTTATGGAATGTCTTGGGTTACCTTAGAGACTGCTCAAGGAAAACTGCTTCTGTGAAAGATTTCACTGAGTATTCTCTTGAAATGGCTGCTCTGCCGGTACCTACTAATGCGGCTGGGCAAAGAGACTGTGGCCCAGCTGGGCTTGCAAGTCTTGCTCAGAGAGAAATAATACACAAGGAAGTGTTTTCAGTTATCAGAGGAGGATCAGAAAGTGCAGCTACTGAAGAAGACAGTATCCTCAAAGTAACAGCTGATAATCCCCTTTATCTTGAGATTGATCTTGTCAGTCCCCTCAGAGCAGTACTTCTTGCTTCAGTTGCTTTTCATGAACAAGTAGTTAAGCCTGGTGCAGAAACAGTGATTACCCTATCCCTTCTATCTCAATTACCTCTCAATGTTGAGATTGATCAATTAGAAATCCAATTTAATCAGTCGGAGTGTAACTTTGTCATTGTAAATGCTCAAAGATCCCATTTAGCTGCAATATCCTGTCTACAACCTGGTCGTCGGGTGGAGACAGCTCCCACCCTGGAACTTCGCACAAACAAATGGCTGCGGCTCACATATGATGTGAAACCTG AGCAAAGCGGAAAGCTGGAATGCATATATGTGACTGCTAGATGGGGTCAACATTTTACAATATGTTGCCGAGCTGAAAGTCCTGCCTCTATGAATGATTTACCTCTCTGGAAGTTTGAAGACATAGTACAAACTATACCAATGAAGGATCCTGGTCTGGCTTTCTCGGGTCAGAAGGCCGTCCAAGTTGAAGAACCAGACCCACAAGTGGATCTAAAGTTGGATTCTTCTGGCCCAGCATTGGTCGGAGAGAGCTTTACTGTTCCTGTGATTATCACCTCAAAGGGCCACAATGTCCACTATGGTGAGTTGAAAATTAACCTTGTTGACACAAGAGGTGGTGGCTTGCTTAGTCCAAGGGAGGCAGAATCTTTTTCAACAGATAATCTCCATGTAGAGCTTGTTGGAGTATCTGGACGAGAATCTGAAGATCTCGCTAATTCAGATAGCATTCAAAAAATCCAGCCCTCTTTTGGATTGATTTCTGTCCCATTTTTGAATGAGGGGGACTCCTGGTCCTGCAAATTAGAAATTAGATGGAATCGCCCTAAACCTATCATGCTTTACGTGTCACTCGGTTACTTTCCTCAAAGTCCGGAAGTTAGCTCACAGAGAGCTCATGTGCACAAAAGCTTGCAAATTGAAGGTAAGACTGCTGTTGTAATGAGCCATCGCTTTATGTTGCCATTTCGAAGAGAACCACTTCTGCTGTCAAAGACGAAGCCAGCTTCTGATTCTGACCAAATACCATCTCTGCCTCTGAAGGAAACAAGTATACTAGTTGTTAGTGCTAAGAATTGCACAGAAGTACCTTTGCGCTTGTTGTCAATGTCTGTTGATGCAATTGATGCTAGCACCTGTGATGTGAAAAGTAAGAGTGAGGACCCAGTAGAACCCGTGCTGCTTGTGGCAGGAGAAGAGTTTAAACAGGTTTTTGCTGTCACTCCTGAGGTTAATCTTCCTAAACTAAACATGGGTATTGTGTGTTTGAGATGGAGAAGGGATCATGGAGATGGAGAAAGATCAGGTTCTTGTAGCACAGCATCTGCAGTTCTAACAAAACAGAGTCTTCCTGATGTAAATGTGGAGCAACCTCCACTGATCGTGAGTTTAGATTGTCCTCCTCATGCTATTCTTGGAAATCCATTTACATACTCCGTCAAAGTTACCAACAGAACACAGTTTCTTCAGGAGGTCAAATATTCGTTGGCAGATTCACAGAGTTTTGTTTTATCAGGGCCTCATAACGATACAACTTTTATTCTGCCAAAGTCTGAGCACGTACTTAGTTACAAGCTTGTACCACTTGCCTCAGGTTTTCAGCAGCTTCCTAAAATTACATTGACCTCGGTACGATATTCAGCTGGCTTTCAACCTTCAGTTGCAGCTTCTACGGTGTTTGTATTCCCATCTGAGCCTCATTTTGGGTTGAAGGATATTGAAAAGATGAGAGTGGAATCTGTTGCAGCCGAATAG